One window of Pocillopora verrucosa isolate sample1 chromosome 9, ASM3666991v2, whole genome shotgun sequence genomic DNA carries:
- the LOC136283543 gene encoding cilia- and flagella-associated protein 251-like — protein MAEEAPALKKDSTMVVTAKEGEEFLEEHGKVHEDAKTRAQQKELEENEEDAASKLKRTSTMAATAQEGSDLLGDEERGKTRSETAAMKETDEEGDQEESGEDDDEEDEEEANGNCEENAGDKPAVKRDGTMVVTAAEGEKFLENEGHTVDGGTRGETEAVKAAIEESEADKQNGEKEEDKQDLKRKGTMQETVEEGEEFLKRQKTSNGDHQDEVTA, from the exons ATGGCCGAAGAAGCACCCGCACTCAAGAAGGACTCAACCATGGTTGTGACTGCTAAG GAGGGAGAAGAGTTTCTAGAAGAGCATGGAAAGGTTCACGAAGATGCAAAAACAAGAGCACAGCaaaaagaacttgaagaaaacGAAGAGGACGCTGCTAGCAAACTGAAACGAACTTCGACTATGGCTGCGACCGCACAG GAGGGAAGCGATCTCCTTGGAGATGAAGAACGCGGTAAAACGCGATCAGAGACTGCGGCTATGAAAGAAACTGATGAGGAGGGCGATCAAGAGGAAAGCGGCGAAGACGACGACgaggaagatgaagaagaagcaAACGGAAACTGCGAAGAGAATGCTGGAGATAAACCAGCTGTCAAACGCGATGGGACGATGGTTGTTACCGCAGCG gaaGGTGAGAAGTTTTTAGAAAACGAGGGCCATACGGTTGACGGTGGAACACGTGGGGAAACCGAAGCGGTGAAAGCTGCCATAGAAGAAAGCGAAGCTGATAAACAGAATGGCGAAAAGGAAGAGGACAAACAAGACCTGAAACGGAAAGGAACTATGCAAGAAACTGTCGAG GAGGGTGAAGAATTTTTGAAAAGGCAGAAAACTTCTAATGGAGATCATCAAGACGAAGTCACAGCTTGA